Proteins found in one Arthrobacter pascens genomic segment:
- a CDS encoding Ig-like domain-containing protein, with product MLGSRKPGSKKRRALFRGTAFGAAVVVLVTGAVLYPGFKTTEVELNDGGVWVVSKSKNAVGRLNYPSRVLDGAVTPASTTFDILQNAGEVFVDDETGSTLNQVSPANMRLGGDKQLPGSADVSFGSEVISVTDPASGKVWAVSPSTVNGFDEEASEPVMVGSEGLVSAVGADDRIYSADPKSGVVTVTAVDANGEVTSSESSTWGELKGSGDLQLAVVGDKPVVLDAASGKLFLPGGKRLQLDNARDAKLQQGGPASDFVAISTQKALLKQPLDGSTAKTVTFDGEGIPAAPVQLGGCVHAAWSGANKYVRDCTNDADDKNVAVPKASASPSYVFRVNRGLVVLNDVNSGNVWLVNQNMQLVNNWDDVIPPKNESDEQDQESADNNTINVLPDRTKPNRPPETKPDAVGVRPGRTTVLSVLDNDSDPDGDVLTAAVGNSGPKSGSLENIYGGTAFQVSVPADAKPGTETFDYNAADGRGLSAGGQVTLSVVGPEENRPPQFKRGGDATTILVEQGKTVSQNILTDWMDPDGDDLVLMDAKADNDQDQVKVRRDGLLTFQDSGATAGKKNVTVTIWDGRATVTGKVVVNVQPPGALAPVVNADHVTAVVGQDLVIAPLKNDVDPNGGALRLAQVEANGPAELGPVTDGGTFTFRSTTPGPVYLTYIASNGPQSSQGLIRVDVESGKDGGDPVAVHDVALMPVGGSVLLDPLANDSDPSGGVLVLQSVKLPDNITASVSVIDHSVLRITDVLGTKDPFVFEYTMSNGRKSATGSVSVVPVPAPAIIEAPQPKPDEVNVRVNDVVTIPVLENDTHPQGEKLTVDPVLPQGVDEADGKSFVSENTLRFIAGAQPKTVRAIYNAVDPQGQKSAAAVTIHILPLEGAENSRPQPQNLTARVVAAGTVRIPVPLDGIDPDGDSVQLTGIDSTPAMGTATVGSNFIDFTAAGDGAGTDTFRYKVVDRQGAVNTGTVTVGIAPRGETNQNPTPVDDEVKVRPGRQIAVDSTGNDTDPDGDLIRILTDGIEADSALQATVSKASGRIILLAPGAVGTVNVRYTIADDRDASAQAAIRMVVDNEVPLQAPIARDDRVTSAQTLGKTAVDVPVLKNDEDPDGVGENLKIRAEATTARPGADGNMIVDLTEQPQLIPYTVEDVDGQKSTAVIWVPGIGQQVPTLAKNEVVEVIAGQSLTVNLNEWVKVREGRSPRLTQTDRIKLIGADGGDPVSGNGTALKYTAGTDYVGPGSLSFEVTDGTGPDDPAGLKSTLSIRTKVLPDPNRNNPPELLGANVDVPKGDSVSTDLGKLTADPDRDDLEKMKYELEGGAPAGFSANIEGKSLKVSAADGTASGTTGAVQVKAKDSRGLESTATYQLAVTASNRPKPVANDDLEPNAAAGKPVTVNVLANDANPFPESALKIISATTETGQGSAVVSGDSVTVTPAAGFTGTMIVAYSVADKTGDDSRNATARIRLTVKDEPLAPTTPQAQSVGDRTALLTWSAPADRGSPITKYTVYGEGGFQQDCPANTCTLNGLTNNTKYHFQVTATNEFGDSEKSPASAEVRPDAKPDTPLPPTLKFGDKELAVNWATPATRGSPVKSYDLEISPAPAGQNAQIQNLTAVSYVWKGLQNGVAYKVRVLARSDAKDPSEWSAYSAAEVPAGAPATPAAPTASQAGSVGAQSQLNVSWSAPNNNGDAVSSYTLTTLRGGAPVTSQQVSGTSQNVTVDNSESNYTFTVSATNKAGTSGTSSPSAQIRAAGKPGQVSSGTVADTGNSGQLKVTFTPLTQAQRNGSTEGEIRYTYNADGKSGAIPAGGGNINGLTDGKDITVTIVATSTKNNVSGDASNIGSGNPYGPPNAPNVDGRTSATGDGQVHWTWNNPNTNGRPLDHYEVRVDDGGWQNVGKANSFDAPGGGWGNTRRLYVKAVTVVDGPAGSATSTAGADPTPPPPASQIQVDASSVRTCPGMPNRSDTYSEGPPKTCGAGWVERSWGKLSIDCTKDIYGNGTPWYRLTEGKAGWYVKSTTVDLYGSRPGGC from the coding sequence ATGCTGGGGTCCAGGAAGCCGGGTTCAAAAAAACGCCGCGCGCTCTTCAGGGGTACCGCCTTTGGTGCTGCTGTTGTGGTGCTGGTCACCGGTGCGGTCCTGTATCCCGGGTTCAAAACCACCGAAGTGGAACTGAACGACGGCGGCGTGTGGGTTGTCAGCAAGTCCAAGAACGCTGTCGGTAGGCTTAACTATCCGTCGCGTGTCCTTGACGGGGCCGTGACGCCGGCGAGCACAACGTTCGACATCCTCCAAAACGCGGGGGAGGTGTTTGTGGATGATGAGACCGGTTCCACCCTGAACCAGGTTTCTCCTGCGAACATGCGCCTGGGCGGGGACAAGCAGCTGCCGGGTTCCGCCGATGTGAGCTTTGGGTCCGAGGTCATCTCGGTGACCGATCCCGCGTCCGGGAAGGTCTGGGCGGTGTCACCTTCCACCGTCAACGGCTTTGACGAGGAAGCAAGCGAACCGGTGATGGTGGGCTCGGAGGGCCTGGTCTCCGCCGTGGGTGCCGATGACCGGATCTATTCGGCGGATCCGAAGTCCGGCGTGGTTACAGTGACGGCGGTGGATGCCAACGGTGAGGTGACGTCGTCTGAGTCCAGCACCTGGGGTGAGCTGAAAGGCTCAGGGGACCTGCAGCTCGCCGTCGTCGGGGACAAGCCGGTGGTCCTTGACGCCGCCAGCGGAAAGCTGTTCCTGCCCGGCGGAAAGCGCCTGCAGCTCGACAATGCCCGCGATGCGAAGCTGCAGCAGGGCGGACCGGCCAGTGACTTTGTGGCGATATCGACCCAGAAGGCCCTGCTGAAGCAGCCCTTGGACGGCTCAACGGCCAAGACGGTGACCTTCGACGGAGAAGGCATACCGGCAGCGCCGGTGCAGCTGGGCGGGTGTGTCCATGCGGCATGGTCCGGTGCGAACAAGTACGTGCGTGACTGCACTAATGATGCGGACGACAAGAACGTGGCTGTCCCCAAGGCGAGTGCGTCGCCGTCGTACGTTTTCCGGGTCAACCGCGGTCTGGTGGTCCTCAACGACGTGAATTCCGGGAACGTGTGGCTGGTGAACCAGAACATGCAGCTCGTGAACAACTGGGACGACGTCATCCCGCCCAAAAACGAGTCCGATGAGCAGGACCAGGAGTCCGCGGACAACAACACCATCAACGTGCTCCCTGACCGCACCAAACCCAACCGGCCGCCCGAGACCAAACCGGACGCTGTGGGCGTCCGCCCGGGACGCACCACCGTCCTCAGCGTGCTGGACAACGACTCCGATCCCGACGGCGACGTCCTGACGGCCGCCGTCGGAAACTCCGGCCCCAAATCCGGCAGCCTGGAGAACATATATGGTGGCACGGCCTTCCAGGTCTCCGTCCCGGCGGACGCGAAGCCGGGCACGGAAACCTTCGATTACAACGCCGCTGACGGCCGCGGCCTGTCCGCCGGCGGCCAGGTCACGCTCAGTGTGGTGGGCCCGGAGGAAAACCGGCCGCCGCAGTTCAAGCGCGGCGGCGACGCCACCACCATCTTGGTGGAACAGGGCAAGACCGTCAGCCAGAACATCCTCACGGACTGGATGGACCCCGACGGCGACGATCTCGTCCTGATGGACGCCAAAGCGGACAACGACCAGGACCAGGTGAAAGTCCGCCGCGACGGGCTGCTGACCTTCCAGGATTCCGGGGCCACCGCAGGCAAGAAGAACGTCACCGTGACAATCTGGGACGGCCGCGCAACGGTCACGGGAAAAGTGGTGGTGAACGTGCAGCCGCCGGGAGCGTTGGCACCGGTAGTGAATGCAGACCACGTGACTGCGGTGGTGGGCCAGGACCTGGTGATCGCGCCTTTGAAGAACGACGTCGACCCCAACGGCGGCGCCTTGCGCCTGGCACAGGTGGAAGCGAACGGCCCGGCCGAACTGGGGCCCGTTACCGACGGCGGGACCTTCACCTTCCGGAGTACAACTCCGGGGCCCGTCTACCTGACCTACATTGCGAGCAACGGGCCGCAGAGCAGCCAGGGACTGATCCGCGTAGACGTGGAGTCCGGCAAAGACGGCGGCGACCCTGTGGCTGTCCACGATGTCGCCCTGATGCCTGTTGGCGGCAGCGTCCTCCTGGATCCGCTGGCCAACGACTCCGATCCTTCCGGCGGAGTGCTGGTCCTGCAGTCCGTCAAGCTTCCGGACAACATCACCGCGTCCGTCAGCGTGATCGACCACAGCGTCCTGCGCATCACTGACGTGCTGGGCACCAAGGACCCCTTCGTTTTTGAATACACCATGTCCAACGGCAGGAAGTCAGCCACCGGCAGTGTCTCGGTAGTCCCCGTGCCGGCTCCCGCAATTATCGAAGCACCCCAGCCCAAACCGGATGAAGTGAACGTCCGGGTCAACGACGTGGTCACCATTCCGGTGCTGGAGAACGACACGCACCCACAGGGCGAGAAACTCACCGTTGATCCGGTTCTGCCTCAGGGCGTGGACGAGGCCGATGGCAAGAGCTTTGTTTCAGAGAACACGCTGCGTTTCATCGCCGGGGCGCAGCCCAAGACCGTGAGGGCCATCTACAACGCGGTGGACCCGCAGGGGCAGAAGAGCGCCGCTGCCGTTACCATCCACATACTTCCGCTCGAAGGAGCCGAGAACTCCCGTCCGCAGCCGCAGAACCTGACGGCCAGGGTGGTTGCTGCCGGAACAGTCCGGATCCCGGTTCCGCTGGACGGCATTGATCCAGACGGCGACTCCGTGCAGCTTACGGGCATCGACAGCACCCCAGCCATGGGAACGGCCACCGTGGGCAGCAATTTCATCGACTTCACGGCAGCAGGAGACGGCGCCGGAACCGACACCTTCCGCTACAAGGTGGTGGACCGCCAGGGCGCTGTCAACACCGGAACGGTGACTGTGGGCATCGCACCGCGAGGCGAAACCAACCAGAATCCCACTCCCGTGGATGACGAGGTCAAGGTCCGTCCCGGGCGCCAGATCGCCGTTGACTCCACCGGCAACGACACCGATCCCGACGGCGACCTCATCCGCATCCTCACGGACGGCATCGAGGCGGACTCCGCGCTCCAGGCCACCGTCAGCAAAGCCAGCGGCCGCATCATCCTGCTGGCCCCCGGCGCTGTCGGGACGGTCAACGTCCGGTACACCATCGCTGATGACCGCGACGCTTCCGCGCAGGCCGCCATCCGCATGGTGGTGGACAATGAGGTTCCGTTGCAGGCCCCTATTGCCCGTGACGACAGGGTGACCTCGGCCCAAACCCTCGGCAAGACCGCCGTGGATGTTCCTGTCCTGAAGAACGATGAGGATCCTGACGGTGTGGGCGAAAACCTCAAGATCAGGGCCGAGGCCACCACGGCCCGCCCCGGTGCCGACGGGAACATGATCGTGGACCTGACTGAGCAGCCGCAGCTGATCCCGTACACGGTGGAGGACGTGGACGGCCAGAAGTCTACGGCCGTCATCTGGGTACCGGGCATCGGGCAGCAGGTGCCAACCCTGGCCAAGAACGAGGTTGTTGAGGTCATCGCCGGGCAGTCCCTGACTGTGAACCTGAACGAGTGGGTGAAGGTCCGTGAAGGGCGCTCACCACGCCTGACCCAGACGGACCGGATCAAGCTCATCGGCGCTGACGGCGGCGACCCAGTTTCCGGGAATGGCACCGCCCTCAAATACACCGCTGGCACTGACTATGTTGGTCCGGGCTCACTGAGTTTCGAAGTGACCGACGGCACCGGTCCGGATGATCCGGCCGGGCTCAAATCAACGCTGTCCATCCGGACCAAGGTCCTGCCCGATCCCAACCGCAACAACCCGCCGGAACTGCTCGGCGCCAACGTCGACGTGCCCAAGGGGGATTCCGTCAGCACCGACCTGGGCAAGCTGACGGCCGATCCGGACCGCGACGACCTTGAGAAGATGAAGTACGAGCTGGAGGGAGGCGCGCCCGCCGGATTCAGCGCCAACATCGAGGGCAAGTCGTTGAAAGTATCCGCCGCTGATGGCACAGCCTCAGGAACGACGGGGGCGGTCCAGGTTAAGGCGAAGGACTCCCGCGGCCTGGAATCGACGGCGACGTACCAGCTGGCGGTCACGGCCTCCAACCGGCCGAAGCCGGTGGCCAACGATGACCTCGAACCCAACGCGGCCGCAGGCAAGCCCGTCACCGTGAACGTCCTGGCCAACGATGCCAACCCGTTCCCCGAGTCCGCACTGAAAATCATCTCGGCGACCACTGAAACTGGACAGGGGAGTGCAGTAGTGTCCGGTGATTCCGTGACCGTAACGCCTGCAGCCGGGTTCACGGGGACTATGATCGTGGCGTATTCCGTGGCGGACAAGACCGGCGACGACTCCCGTAACGCCACGGCCCGCATCCGGCTGACGGTCAAGGACGAGCCACTGGCGCCCACCACGCCACAGGCTCAGAGCGTGGGGGACCGCACTGCGCTGCTCACCTGGTCCGCCCCGGCAGACCGCGGCTCACCCATCACCAAGTACACGGTGTACGGGGAGGGCGGCTTCCAGCAGGATTGCCCGGCCAACACCTGCACGCTGAACGGGCTGACCAATAACACCAAGTACCACTTCCAGGTGACGGCCACCAACGAATTCGGCGACTCCGAAAAGTCACCGGCCTCCGCGGAAGTCCGGCCGGACGCCAAGCCTGATACCCCACTTCCACCCACCCTGAAGTTCGGCGACAAGGAGCTCGCCGTCAACTGGGCAACACCTGCCACCAGGGGGTCACCGGTCAAGTCCTACGACCTTGAGATCTCTCCCGCTCCCGCCGGTCAGAACGCCCAGATCCAGAACCTGACCGCGGTCAGCTACGTCTGGAAAGGCCTTCAGAACGGTGTGGCCTACAAGGTCCGCGTCCTGGCCCGGAGCGATGCCAAGGACCCGTCGGAATGGAGCGCGTACTCGGCGGCCGAAGTGCCGGCAGGTGCCCCCGCGACACCCGCTGCACCGACGGCCTCACAGGCGGGTTCCGTGGGGGCCCAAAGCCAGCTCAACGTCAGCTGGTCGGCGCCGAACAACAACGGTGACGCCGTTTCCTCGTACACGTTGACTACCCTTCGGGGCGGGGCCCCGGTGACCAGCCAGCAGGTGTCGGGCACCTCCCAGAACGTTACGGTGGATAACTCCGAGTCCAATTACACGTTCACGGTGTCCGCCACCAACAAGGCAGGCACCAGCGGCACCAGCAGCCCGTCCGCCCAGATCCGGGCGGCCGGCAAGCCAGGCCAGGTGAGTAGCGGTACCGTGGCGGATACTGGCAACAGCGGCCAGCTCAAAGTGACATTCACGCCGCTTACCCAGGCCCAGCGCAACGGGTCCACCGAAGGTGAAATCCGGTACACCTACAACGCGGACGGCAAATCGGGAGCTATCCCGGCTGGCGGCGGAAACATCAACGGGCTGACGGACGGCAAGGACATTACCGTCACCATCGTTGCCACCTCCACCAAGAACAACGTCTCCGGTGACGCCAGCAACATCGGCTCCGGCAACCCCTACGGGCCGCCGAATGCTCCAAACGTGGACGGCCGAACGTCAGCCACCGGTGATGGTCAGGTCCATTGGACCTGGAACAACCCGAACACCAACGGACGCCCGCTGGACCACTACGAGGTGAGGGTGGACGATGGCGGGTGGCAGAACGTGGGCAAGGCCAACAGTTTTGACGCACCCGGCGGGGGCTGGGGCAACACCCGTAGGTTGTATGTCAAAGCAGTGACTGTTGTGGACGGTCCTGCAGGATCCGCAACCTCAACCGCTGGCGCCGACCCAACGCCTCCGCCCCCGGCATCCCAGATCCAGGTGGACGCCTCGAGCGTCCGGACCTGCCCAGGCATGCCAAACCGAAGTGATACATATAGCGAGGGTCCACCCAAGACTTGTGGTGCCGGTTGGGTGGAGCGCTCCTGGGGCAAGCTGTCAATTGACTGCACCAAGGACATCTATGGCAACGGAACACCCTGGTACCGGCTGACCGAAGGTAAGGCCGGATGGTACGTAAAGTCCACGACGGTGGACCTGTACGGATCCAGACCCGGCGGGTGCTGA